The genomic interval CATTCACCAAAGGATCTTCTGGCCCAACAACGAGGCCATCAATTCCTTCTTCACGAATAAAGGCGGCCACGGCGTCAAAGTCATTGGGATTTAAGGCAACGTTCGTACCTACTTCATGCGTACCGCCATTTCCAGGAGCAATGAACACGTGCTCAACCCGAGGACTCTGCGCCAGCTTCCAGCTCAGCGCATGCTCTCGACCTCCCGATCCAAGAACGAGGATCTTCATACCAAGATGTTAAATGTGAATTACTGCTTAACGCGCTTAATGCTGCACCCTTTGTTCTGGGTAGTTTCAGGGTCTATTGTCCCATCTCCCATATAGGCTTGGATGGCATCTGTCAAATAGGTTTGGGTAACCTCTTTAGCACTATTTTCATAACGGTCATCAATGGCACCGGTATAAACAAGCGTCATGTTTTTATCGAAGAAGTAAACGTGAGGAGTCGTATTGGCCCCGAAGGCATCCGCAACAACATGGTCCTTATCCACAACATAAGGCATGCTGTATTTCTGAGCTTTGGCGTGCTCCATCATTTCTTTCATGCTATCGTCACCATCTCGCTTAGCTTCGTTCGAATTAACGAGTATCATACCCACGTCGTTTGCAGAAGCCACAGCATTGATATCATTGTAGGTTTCTTCCCATTCTATAACAAATGGACAAGTATTGCATGAGAAAATGACAACCAATCCTCCGGGCTTCATGGCCTCGCGAAGATTCAGTTCTGTACCGTCAACATTAGTCATTTTCACATGCGGTAAAGGCATGGAATCTCCTATTTCCAGTTTATCACCAGCTGGGGCAGAAGACATCAATGCCAATCCAGTCACAAAAGCGGTAGCTAAGGCAAATACTCTTTTCATTTTCGGTTCAATTTATATCAGTTCATATTTAGAGCGGAATGTTCCCGTGTTTCTTTTTGGG from Cryomorphaceae bacterium carries:
- a CDS encoding redoxin domain-containing protein is translated as MKRVFALATAFVTGLALMSSAPAGDKLEIGDSMPLPHVKMTNVDGTELNLREAMKPGGLVVIFSCNTCPFVIEWEETYNDINAVASANDVGMILVNSNEAKRDGDDSMKEMMEHAKAQKYSMPYVVDKDHVVADAFGANTTPHVYFFDKNMTLVYTGAIDDRYENSAKEVTQTYLTDAIQAYMGDGTIDPETTQNKGCSIKRVKQ